The following proteins are co-located in the Piscirickettsia litoralis genome:
- a CDS encoding 3-hydroxyacyl-CoA dehydrogenase/enoyl-CoA hydratase family protein, producing MANETPFYIRKVAVLGAGVMGAQIAAHFANGNIETILFDLPAEGKDINGLVKKSLQGLKKLKPAPFAVDHIATQITPANYETDLELLKDCDLVLEAIAERVDLKNSLFEKVTPYLKENAVLATNSSGLSINELANSLPEKVKKRFCGVHFFNPPRYMPLIEIIPQKSTDSLLLDQLEGFFVSSLGKNVVRAKDTPNFIANRVGVFSMLATGHYTEKFQLPFEIVDALTGTKIGRAKSATYRTADVVGLDVFAHVVNTMKEGLNNDPWSMLYQMPEFINMLVKKGALGQKTKAGIYKKEGKDLYVLELSTGEYRLSDEKLSDDVKAILTEKDVAKRFALLRSSSLPEAQFLWSCYRDLFHYCAYHVGEIAQTVRDVDLAIRWGFGWQEGPFETWQKAGWQQITAWIEEDIANGLTLSQASLPQWVHDVAEYNGVYSTDGAYNPHINQFVGRTELDVYKRQLSPQTVLAEPVITGETLYENEGVRLWTTGDDIAVLSFKSKLCVIGEDVLDGIVAAVEVAEKTSKGLVVWQEGEHFSAGANLLQFAELFMVEGIDRMRESLEKFQRTTLALRYAKIPTIAATRGYVFGGGCEVMMHCDRTVAALESYIGLVEVGVGLIPAGGGCKEMALRASRSIDPYKEVQNYFKNIAMAEAATSSRAAGPMNYLQDADVTVMHADEILYVAKQQISAMAESGYRPPVKPQIPVIGREGIATMKMMIVNMKDGHFISEHDDLIATKVAEVICGGDLDAGTLVDEEWFLHLEREAFLSLLETEKTQARVEYMLRNGKPLRN from the coding sequence ATGGCTAACGAAACACCTTTTTACATACGCAAGGTCGCTGTTTTGGGCGCGGGCGTTATGGGTGCGCAAATTGCTGCACATTTTGCTAATGGGAATATCGAGACGATTTTATTTGACTTGCCAGCAGAAGGAAAAGACATTAACGGACTTGTTAAAAAATCATTGCAAGGGTTGAAAAAGCTGAAGCCAGCGCCTTTTGCTGTTGATCATATTGCCACACAAATTACCCCAGCAAATTATGAAACTGACTTAGAATTATTAAAAGATTGTGATTTGGTCCTGGAAGCTATTGCTGAGCGTGTTGATTTAAAAAATAGCTTGTTTGAAAAAGTAACGCCTTACCTTAAAGAAAATGCGGTATTAGCAACGAACTCTTCTGGTTTGAGCATTAATGAGTTGGCTAATAGCCTGCCAGAGAAAGTTAAGAAGCGGTTTTGTGGCGTACATTTCTTTAATCCACCACGCTATATGCCATTGATCGAAATTATTCCTCAAAAAAGCACTGATAGCCTATTACTTGACCAGCTAGAAGGCTTTTTTGTTAGCTCATTGGGTAAAAACGTTGTACGTGCGAAAGACACGCCTAACTTTATTGCTAATCGCGTTGGTGTATTTTCAATGCTGGCAACCGGTCATTACACAGAAAAATTCCAGCTGCCTTTTGAAATTGTCGATGCGTTGACGGGGACTAAGATTGGCCGCGCAAAAAGTGCGACCTATCGGACGGCAGATGTGGTTGGCTTAGACGTATTTGCTCATGTTGTGAATACTATGAAAGAAGGCTTGAATAATGACCCTTGGTCTATGCTTTATCAAATGCCTGAATTTATTAATATGCTCGTTAAAAAAGGGGCATTAGGACAGAAAACAAAAGCAGGTATTTACAAGAAAGAAGGTAAAGATCTTTATGTTCTGGAGTTATCAACGGGTGAATATCGTCTTTCGGATGAAAAATTATCAGATGATGTTAAAGCAATTTTAACAGAAAAAGATGTTGCGAAACGTTTTGCCTTATTGCGTTCCTCGAGCTTACCTGAAGCGCAGTTTTTATGGTCATGCTACCGTGATTTATTCCACTATTGTGCCTACCATGTTGGCGAGATTGCACAGACCGTGCGTGATGTCGATTTAGCTATTCGTTGGGGCTTTGGTTGGCAAGAAGGTCCGTTCGAAACATGGCAAAAAGCGGGTTGGCAGCAAATTACCGCTTGGATTGAAGAAGATATTGCCAATGGCCTTACTTTAAGCCAAGCTAGTTTGCCTCAATGGGTGCATGATGTTGCTGAATATAACGGTGTATATAGCACAGATGGGGCTTATAACCCACATATTAATCAATTTGTCGGTCGTACTGAGCTTGATGTCTATAAGCGTCAATTAAGCCCGCAAACTGTACTTGCAGAACCTGTTATCACCGGTGAAACACTCTATGAAAACGAAGGTGTACGTCTGTGGACGACCGGTGATGATATTGCTGTTTTATCATTTAAATCTAAATTATGTGTGATTGGTGAAGATGTACTCGATGGTATCGTTGCAGCGGTTGAAGTTGCTGAAAAAACCAGTAAAGGCTTAGTGGTTTGGCAAGAAGGTGAGCACTTTAGCGCCGGTGCTAATTTATTACAATTTGCTGAACTCTTTATGGTTGAAGGCATCGATCGTATGCGCGAAAGTTTGGAGAAATTCCAGCGCACAACACTCGCCTTACGTTATGCAAAAATTCCAACTATTGCGGCAACACGTGGCTATGTGTTTGGTGGTGGCTGTGAAGTGATGATGCATTGTGATCGTACTGTTGCAGCGTTAGAGTCTTATATTGGCTTGGTTGAAGTGGGGGTTGGCTTAATTCCTGCGGGCGGCGGTTGCAAAGAAATGGCGTTGCGTGCATCACGGAGCATCGACCCCTATAAAGAAGTGCAAAACTATTTTAAGAATATTGCGATGGCAGAAGCTGCGACGAGTTCACGTGCCGCAGGGCCAATGAATTATTTGCAAGATGCGGATGTAACGGTGATGCATGCTGATGAAATTTTATATGTAGCTAAGCAGCAAATTAGTGCCATGGCTGAGTCGGGTTATCGCCCTCCAGTGAAACCGCAAATTCCAGTGATCGGCCGTGAAGGCATTGCGACGATGAAGATGATGATCGTGAATATGAAAGATGGTCACTTTATTTCCGAGCATGATGATTTAATCGCAACCAAAGTGGCAGAAGTGATTTGTGGGGGTGATTTAGATGCTGGCACACTCGTTGATGAAGAGTGGTTCTTGCACCTTGAGCGTGAAGCTTTCTTGTCATTGCTCGAAACAGAAAAGACTCAAGCCCGTGTTGAATACATGCTAAGAAATGGTAAACCATTGCGTAATTAA
- a CDS encoding AMP-binding protein yields MERTWLQQYPEGVSADVKADEATTLLSIYADSCQKYADLPAFTCQNTTMSYRQLWERSSQFASFLQHELKLKKGQRIAIMLPNLLQYPVVLFGAFQAGLTVVNINPLYKARALEHQLRDSETDAIVVLENFIGELERAIQKTEVKHVIVTSVGDLYSFAKRHVVNFIVRRSIDKSVHSQLTMTSLKKALYIGQQQRYREVLVESADIAFLQYTGGTTGLAKGAILSHGNLVANVYQTYEWLKAVPKIQTTEQLSIITALPLYHIFSLECNCLLFLNLGGRNILIPNPRDIPSLVKVLKKTPFHFVSGVNTLFNALVRHAEFKQVNFSKLLAVVGGGMAVQQSVADQWEKITGVPICQAYGMTETSCAVTINPVGDSFNGSIGLPISSTFVSVRREDESIAKAGEHGEICIKGPQVMRGYWKDAKATIAAFTQDGIF; encoded by the coding sequence ATGGAAAGGACTTGGTTGCAGCAATACCCAGAAGGTGTAAGTGCTGATGTGAAAGCGGATGAGGCAACAACCTTACTGAGTATTTATGCGGACTCATGCCAGAAGTATGCGGATTTACCGGCATTTACATGTCAGAATACCACGATGAGTTATCGGCAGCTTTGGGAGAGAAGTTCTCAGTTCGCAAGCTTTTTACAGCATGAATTAAAATTAAAAAAAGGTCAGCGTATTGCGATTATGCTACCTAATTTATTGCAATACCCCGTTGTTTTATTTGGTGCATTTCAAGCGGGTTTAACGGTTGTTAATATTAACCCTTTATATAAAGCACGCGCTTTAGAGCATCAACTTCGTGATTCAGAAACAGATGCTATTGTTGTTTTAGAAAATTTTATTGGCGAGCTAGAGCGTGCAATCCAAAAAACAGAGGTAAAGCATGTGATTGTCACTTCTGTTGGGGATTTGTACTCGTTTGCTAAGCGCCATGTCGTGAATTTTATTGTACGTAGAAGTATAGATAAATCAGTGCACTCACAACTGACGATGACAAGCTTGAAAAAGGCATTGTATATCGGCCAGCAGCAACGTTATCGTGAGGTTTTAGTTGAGTCGGCTGATATTGCTTTCTTGCAATATACCGGTGGGACCACAGGTTTAGCGAAGGGGGCGATTTTATCGCATGGCAATCTAGTAGCTAATGTCTACCAGACTTATGAGTGGCTAAAAGCCGTTCCAAAAATCCAGACGACAGAGCAATTATCGATTATCACAGCACTGCCTCTCTATCATATATTCTCACTTGAGTGTAACTGCTTATTGTTCTTGAATCTGGGAGGGCGGAATATTCTCATTCCTAATCCAAGAGATATTCCATCATTAGTCAAAGTATTAAAGAAAACACCGTTTCACTTTGTCAGTGGGGTCAACACACTATTTAATGCATTAGTTCGGCATGCTGAATTTAAACAGGTTAATTTTTCTAAATTACTCGCTGTTGTCGGTGGCGGGATGGCGGTTCAACAGTCCGTTGCTGATCAATGGGAAAAAATAACTGGTGTGCCAATTTGTCAGGCGTATGGCATGACGGAGACCTCGTGTGCAGTGACGATTAATCCGGTTGGTGACTCATTTAATGGCAGCATTGGTTTACCTATTTCATCCACCTTTGTTTCTGTACGCCGTGAAGATGAGAGTATTGCAAAGGCAGGTGAACACGGTGAAATTTGCATCAAAGGCCCACAGGTGATGCGAGGTTATTGGAAGGATGCTAAGGCCACTATTGCGGCCTTTACTCAAGATGGGATTTTTTAA
- a CDS encoding DUF2147 domain-containing protein: protein MKRKLYSTLLLGTAFSLATLTSFAATPNTNTQAQPKTNFQSPVGYWETIDDHTGKPHGIVKIYKQTKTINGKTETVLNGKIYAGFLYKKSAGNPPSHTFCTKCSGELKNAKVIGLPIINNLKHESDSSVWDGGTILDPDSGSVYKSKITLTDQGQKLDVRGYIGFSLFGRSQTWLRITPKQIHALQTQDAKKFRVHTHHKLIYFLKKPRASGLYKKLKPIQPHDLAIWNS from the coding sequence ATGAAACGGAAACTATACTCAACACTGTTACTCGGCACAGCATTTAGTCTGGCGACACTCACAAGTTTTGCAGCAACACCAAATACCAATACTCAAGCACAACCAAAAACTAACTTTCAAAGCCCTGTTGGTTATTGGGAGACAATCGATGATCACACTGGCAAACCTCATGGTATTGTCAAAATTTACAAGCAAACTAAAACAATAAACGGTAAAACAGAAACTGTACTGAACGGAAAAATATATGCAGGATTTTTATATAAAAAATCAGCAGGTAACCCACCGTCTCATACCTTCTGCACAAAATGTTCTGGAGAGTTAAAAAATGCAAAAGTCATTGGCTTACCGATTATTAACAACTTAAAGCATGAATCTGACAGTAGCGTTTGGGATGGAGGTACTATTCTCGACCCCGATAGCGGCAGTGTTTATAAAAGCAAGATTACCTTAACAGACCAGGGCCAAAAACTCGATGTTCGTGGTTATATCGGCTTTTCTCTTTTCGGACGTAGTCAGACCTGGCTTAGAATAACACCTAAGCAAATTCATGCACTGCAAACACAAGACGCAAAAAAATTCAGAGTTCACACTCATCACAAGCTAATTTATTTCCTGAAAAAGCCCAGAGCCTCTGGGCTATACAAAAAATTAAAGCCGATTCAACCACATGATCTGGCTATATGGAACTCGTAA
- a CDS encoding acetyl-CoA C-acyltransferase translates to MKKVQDVYVVAANRTPVGKAYKGAFAHTRPDDLLAHAISGTLANVPVIDPAKVDDVIIGCAMPEAEQGMNVARIGSLLAGLPNSVPAMTVNRFCCSGVETAALAAARISGGLADVIVSGGVESMSMVPLGGNKLNANPKVFDGDHDVAIAYGMGLTAERVADKYKVSREKQDEFALESHRRAAIAIEKGYFNDEILPMGIVRTGADLDRNEVIRKNITVSQDEGPRPDSSLEALAKLKTVFMQGGSVTAGNSSQMSDGAGATLLVSEKVLHENDLTPIGRFVGYAVAGVEPEYMGIGPIAAVPKVLKQTGLSLSDIDWIELNEAFAAQSLAVINELGLNTEIVNPQGGAIALGHPLGATGAIRVATLLHGMRRDKKKYGMVTMCIGTGMGAAAIFEAL, encoded by the coding sequence ATGAAAAAAGTTCAAGACGTTTATGTGGTTGCGGCAAATCGTACACCGGTCGGCAAGGCATATAAAGGGGCATTTGCTCACACTCGCCCAGATGATTTATTAGCCCATGCAATTTCAGGGACACTGGCAAACGTGCCAGTGATTGACCCTGCAAAAGTCGATGATGTGATTATCGGTTGTGCGATGCCTGAGGCTGAGCAAGGCATGAATGTGGCCCGTATTGGTAGTTTACTCGCAGGTTTACCAAATTCAGTACCAGCTATGACGGTCAATCGTTTTTGCTGTTCCGGTGTAGAAACAGCCGCATTAGCAGCCGCACGTATTAGTGGTGGTTTGGCTGATGTGATTGTCAGTGGTGGTGTAGAAAGTATGAGTATGGTGCCTTTAGGGGGCAATAAGCTCAATGCGAATCCTAAAGTGTTTGATGGCGACCATGATGTTGCCATCGCTTATGGGATGGGCTTAACCGCTGAGCGTGTCGCCGATAAGTATAAGGTCAGCCGTGAAAAGCAAGATGAATTTGCATTAGAAAGCCATCGTCGGGCAGCAATAGCGATAGAAAAAGGCTATTTTAATGATGAAATCTTGCCAATGGGTATTGTTCGCACTGGTGCTGATTTAGATCGCAATGAGGTGATTAGAAAGAATATCACGGTCAGTCAAGATGAAGGGCCACGACCTGATTCTAGCTTAGAAGCATTGGCAAAATTAAAGACAGTCTTTATGCAAGGTGGTTCGGTGACAGCAGGGAATTCATCTCAAATGAGTGATGGTGCGGGTGCGACCTTATTGGTGAGCGAGAAAGTACTGCATGAAAATGATTTAACACCTATTGGTCGCTTTGTTGGTTATGCAGTGGCTGGTGTTGAGCCAGAATACATGGGAATTGGCCCGATTGCTGCGGTTCCAAAAGTACTTAAGCAAACCGGTTTATCTCTTAGTGATATTGATTGGATCGAACTAAACGAAGCCTTTGCTGCGCAGTCATTGGCGGTGATTAACGAGCTTGGTTTAAATACTGAGATTGTGAATCCGCAAGGGGGTGCCATTGCATTGGGCCATCCGCTAGGTGCGACGGGTGCGATTCGTGTGGCGACTTTGCTGCATGGCATGCGTCGTGATAAGAAAAAATATGGTATGGTGACTATGTGTATAGGAACCGGTATGGGCGCTGCGGCAATTTTTGAAGCGCTTTAG
- a CDS encoding AMP-binding enzyme — protein MGFFKTGDIGYIDDKGFVYLVDRLKDMVLVSGFNVYPAEIEDIISQMPGVKEVAVIGVPCKHSGEAIKAFIIPTPGFHLTQESVRAYCKERVTAYKVPKLVEFCQDLPKSN, from the coding sequence ATGGGATTTTTTAAAACGGGGGATATTGGCTATATCGATGATAAAGGGTTTGTCTATCTAGTGGATCGCCTAAAAGATATGGTATTGGTGTCGGGATTTAATGTTTATCCTGCTGAAATTGAAGATATAATTAGTCAAATGCCAGGTGTCAAAGAGGTTGCTGTAATTGGAGTACCTTGTAAGCACAGTGGTGAGGCGATTAAAGCCTTTATTATCCCAACGCCGGGTTTTCACCTCACTCAAGAGAGTGTTAGGGCCTATTGTAAAGAGCGCGTAACCGCTTATAAAGTCCCTAAGCTTGTTGAGTTTTGCCAAGATTTACCAAAAAGCAACA
- a CDS encoding acyl-CoA dehydrogenase, with amino-acid sequence MSEEEQAFFDNETEELCQMIDDWKATHEDKDLSPEVWQFMKDKGFFGLVIDKKYGGKGFSAYAHSTIVMKVASKSSSAGVTVMVPNSLGPGELLYHYGTDEQKNKFLPDLAKGRQIPCFALTAPEAGSDAASIPDKGIVCMGQYQGQETLGIRLTFNKRYITLAPVATLVGLAFHLYDPEHLLGEQEAIGITCALMPHDHLGVEIGNRAIPLDMCFMNGTVRGEDVFIPIDWIIGGRARAGQGWKMLVECLSIGRSISLPACATATGALSFAMTGAYALVREQFNTSIGNFEGVEEALARIGGLTYILDACRRLTVTAVDHGIKPSVASAIAKYHMTEMSRQVINDAMDIHGGRGILLGPRNYIGRAYQSMPIGITVEGANILTRNLILFGQGAMCAHPYLRKEFYAARDGKLAEFDQALFSHGGYLFKNFCHSFWHGMTAGKLISAPESRLAKYYQQISRMSATFALTSDVALLYLGGALKRKERLSARLGDVMSYLYMASSVLKRYADEGEPKEERIYAEWAVQHCLHNAQVAFEEFYQNFPQRFLARVLRRLTFFWGKPYKAPQDRLDHKIAQDMLNDTEVRRRFSKLTYVPHNDPEDPVGRVEHAFNLRLEVTPILAKVKKAVKAGEIAKGALKGQIEQLRQRGSLSVQELQLLQRYEQARWEVIQVDEFSKESLQNNKKDATIIKRSDVA; translated from the coding sequence ATGAGTGAAGAAGAGCAAGCATTTTTTGATAATGAAACCGAAGAGCTGTGCCAGATGATCGATGACTGGAAGGCGACGCATGAAGATAAGGATTTGTCGCCAGAAGTTTGGCAATTTATGAAAGACAAAGGCTTTTTTGGCTTGGTTATTGATAAAAAGTATGGCGGTAAAGGTTTCTCTGCCTATGCCCATTCGACGATTGTTATGAAGGTGGCATCAAAAAGCTCGAGTGCGGGAGTGACAGTCATGGTGCCTAATTCTTTGGGTCCAGGGGAGTTACTTTACCATTATGGGACTGATGAGCAGAAAAATAAATTCTTGCCTGATTTAGCAAAAGGTCGACAAATTCCATGTTTTGCACTCACGGCACCAGAGGCGGGGAGCGATGCGGCATCAATTCCTGATAAAGGTATTGTTTGCATGGGCCAATATCAAGGTCAAGAAACGCTAGGAATTCGTTTAACCTTTAATAAGCGTTATATTACTCTGGCCCCTGTTGCGACATTAGTCGGTTTAGCATTTCATTTATATGATCCTGAGCATTTATTAGGAGAACAAGAAGCTATCGGGATTACTTGTGCATTGATGCCGCATGATCATTTGGGTGTTGAAATCGGTAATCGCGCTATTCCGCTGGATATGTGTTTTATGAACGGCACGGTGCGTGGAGAAGACGTTTTTATCCCGATTGATTGGATTATTGGTGGCCGTGCTCGCGCGGGGCAAGGCTGGAAAATGTTGGTTGAGTGTTTATCCATTGGCCGCTCGATTTCGCTACCAGCTTGTGCAACAGCCACAGGGGCTTTAAGTTTTGCCATGACCGGGGCCTATGCTTTAGTTCGAGAGCAATTTAATACATCGATTGGTAACTTTGAAGGTGTAGAAGAGGCGTTAGCGCGCATTGGCGGCTTAACTTATATTCTTGATGCTTGCCGTCGCTTAACCGTCACTGCGGTGGATCATGGTATTAAGCCTTCTGTAGCTTCGGCGATTGCGAAGTATCATATGACAGAAATGAGCCGCCAGGTCATTAATGATGCGATGGATATTCATGGAGGGCGCGGAATTTTACTCGGGCCACGTAACTATATCGGTCGTGCCTATCAGAGTATGCCAATTGGTATCACTGTAGAAGGGGCAAATATATTAACACGTAATTTAATTTTATTTGGGCAAGGCGCGATGTGTGCACACCCTTATTTGCGCAAAGAGTTTTATGCGGCGCGTGATGGCAAACTCGCTGAATTTGATCAGGCATTATTCTCACATGGAGGCTATTTATTTAAAAACTTCTGTCATAGCTTTTGGCATGGTATGACAGCAGGTAAATTAATCTCTGCACCTGAGAGCCGCCTAGCGAAATACTATCAACAGATCAGCCGGATGAGTGCAACATTTGCCTTAACCTCTGATGTTGCGCTGCTTTATTTAGGTGGAGCGTTAAAGCGTAAAGAGCGACTTTCTGCACGCTTGGGCGATGTGATGAGTTATTTATATATGGCTTCAAGTGTATTAAAACGTTATGCCGATGAAGGTGAGCCGAAAGAAGAGCGTATTTATGCCGAATGGGCGGTGCAGCATTGTTTGCATAATGCGCAAGTTGCTTTTGAGGAGTTTTATCAAAACTTCCCACAGCGTTTTCTTGCACGAGTTTTGCGTCGCCTTACTTTCTTCTGGGGCAAGCCTTATAAAGCACCACAAGACCGCTTAGATCACAAAATTGCACAAGATATGTTAAATGATACAGAGGTGCGTCGTCGTTTCTCTAAGTTGACCTATGTACCGCACAATGATCCAGAAGACCCTGTTGGCCGTGTTGAGCATGCCTTTAATTTACGTTTAGAAGTAACACCTATTTTGGCCAAAGTGAAAAAAGCGGTTAAAGCAGGAGAAATTGCTAAAGGTGCATTAAAAGGACAGATTGAGCAATTACGCCAGCGTGGTTC